The sequence below is a genomic window from Pagrus major chromosome 20, Pma_NU_1.0.
tgtcagcttcgtgtagtaaaagtactgcagtactgtcagcttcatgtagtaaaagtactgcagtactgtcagcttcgtgtagtaaaagtactgcagtactgtcagcttcgtgtagtaaaagtactgcagtactgtcagcttcatgtagtaaaagtactgcagtactgtcagcttcatgtagttaaagtactgccgtactgtcagcttcatgtagtaaaagtactgcagtactgtcagcttcgtGTAGTAAAAGtgctgcagtactgtcagcttcgtgtattaaaagtactgcagtactgtcagcttcgtGTAGTAAAAGtgctgcagtactgtcagcttcgtgtagtaaaagtactgcagtactgtcagcttcatgtagtaaaagtacattaaTAAAGTAATGAGAGTGAGTCTAAACAACGTGGTGGAACAACAAACGTTGTGTAATCAGAAGGCAAACAGACTCAAGGACGACAGGATGTTTCCTCGTGTTGagcaaattatttttattcttgtgAAACAGTTGAAGTTCAGTTTTTCTGTAATCGTTGGGATATAAATACAAGAGAGACATCGGAGCATCCGGACTCACCGACATCAAGAGATTCATCGGCTCACTTCAACAGAAATCTGACAATGAAGGTAAGTTTGTAACTTCAGCCTGTCTCTCTGATATCACGTTTGGTCCCATTTGGTCCATTTCTTGTCCTGTGAGCAGACATTAGTCAGGAGCAGCCTTGAACccagctggatcagctggatCTCATTCTGACTCTTCCTCCCTGGTGGCGGTCCAAACagtcaggttggatggttgaAAGACGCCGCATAAGTTGTAGCATAAGTTGGAGGAGCTGCCGGCCGCTGCATCTTATTGCATCATGGTTGCTATGGCAATAACACACAGTGCTGTGGCGTCTCATATTAAATTGCCTAATAAAGTAGTTTGGTCTTTTTCGTGTGCATAATTTGGTCTCTTCAATGAGCATGACTAGTTGAATGCACACTGATTGTGCACCGTTagctttaatatttacaaccaAGTCAATGACAGCATATGGCCTGAGATCACCCCGCAGCTGCCTGACAATGGAGATGTAGCTCATGTTCATAGAAAGGGACTTCTGGGGTCCAGAGGGAACTCACTGGGCCTCATCTATGAAACATAAATGACCAAATCTGATCGTGAAGtcaacttaaaaacacaaaagtggaAGACGCCGCCGCGGATAGTTCTCACCTGACCAGGTGTTTCTGCCTTCACCTGAGAGAGATACTAACTcaggttaaaggtgcattgACTCCGCTAAACATCCAccctgtgtttgtgtaaaaacatgacCTGAATCAGCACCAACCACAGCCGGGTCTCCCTGCTCTGGCTGCAAAGTCACACATGATCCAACTGTACACAGTGTTTCAAtaaacaacatgacaacatgtcCTCTGTCCAGCTGCtgtcagtcctcctcctcctggctccAGTGCTGACCAGCTGCCAGCAGCTCGTCCTACCAGTGGACTGCGCCGACATCTATAATCAGGACAGCAGCCGACCCAGTGGAGTGAACACCATCTATCCCATCGGAACCACGTCTGCTGTCCTGGTACACTTCATCCTCTCTGGCATCCTGTCTTTGCTTCTGATGGGCAggtgtagtagtagtagtagtagtagtagcagtagtagtagtagtagtagcagaagtagcagtagtagtaatagcagtagtagtagtagtagcagcagtagtagtagtagtagcagtagcagcagtagcagtagtagcagtagcagcagcagtagcagtagtagcagtagcagtagtagaagtagcagtagtagcagtagtagcagtagtagcagcagtagcagtagtagtagcagcagcagcagcagtagtagcagtagtagtagtagtagtagtagtagtagtagtagtaatagtagtagtagtagtagcagtagcagtagtagcagtagcagtagtagtagcagtagtagtagtagcagtagtagcagtagcagtagcagcagtagcagcagtagtagcagcagtagcagtagtagtagcagtagtagcagtagtagcagtagcagtagtagcagcagtagtagcagcagtagcagcagtagcagtagtagtagcagtagtagcagtagtagcagtagcagtagtagcagtagtagtagcagtagcagtagtagcagtagtagcagtagcagtagtagcagtagtagtagcagtagtagcagtagcagtagtagtagcagtagtagtagtagcagtagcagcagtagcagcagtagcagtagcagtagcagtagtaatagtagtagcagtagtagtagcagtagcagtagtagtagcagtagtagcagaagtagtagcagtagtagaagtagcagtagtagcagtagtagcagtagcagtagtagcagtagtagcagtagcagtagtagcagtagtagcagtagcagcagtagcagtagtagcagtagcagcagcagtagcagtagtagcagtagcagtagtagaagtagcagtagtagcagtagtagcagcagtagcagtagtagtagcagcagcagcagcagcagtagtagcagtaatagtagtagtagtagtagtagtagtagtaatagtagtagtagtagtagcagtagcagtagtagcagtagcagtagtagtagcagtagtagtagtagcagtagtagcagtagcagtagcagcagtagcagcagtagtagcagcagtagcagtagtagtagcagtagtagcagtagtagcagtagcagtagtagcagcagtagtagcagcagtagcagcagtagcagtagtagtagcagtagtagcagtagtagcagtagtagcagtagcagtagtagcagtagtagtagcagtagcagtagtagcagtagtagcagtagcagtagtagcagtagtagtagcagtagtagcagtagcagtagtagtagcagtagtagtagtagcagtagcagcagtagcagcagtagcagtagcagtagcagtagtaatagtagtagcagtagtagtagcagtagcagtagtagtagcagtagtagcagaagtagtagcagtagtagaagtagcagtagtagcagtagtagtagtagcagtagtagcagtagtagcagtagcagtagtagcagtagtagcagtagcagcagtagcagtagtagcagtagcagcagcagtagcagtagtagcagtagcagtagtagaagtagcagtagtagcagtagtagcagtagcagtagtagcagcagtagcagtagtagcagtagtagcagtagcagtagtagcagcagtagcagtagtagtagcagcagcagcagcagtagtagcagtaatagtagtagtagtagtagtagtagtagtagtagtagtagcagtagcagtagtagcagtagcagtagtagtagcagtagtagtagtagcagtagtagcagtagcagtagcagcagtagcagcagtagtagcagtagcagtaatagtagtagcagtagtagcagtagcagtagtagcagcagtagtagcagcagtagcagcagtagcagtagtagtagcagtagtagcagtagtagcagtagcagtagtagcagtagtagtagcagtagcagtagtagcagtagtagcagtagtagtagtagtagtagcagtagcagtagtagcagtagtagtagcagtagtagcagtagcagtagtagtagcagtagtagtagtagcagtagcagcagtagcagcagtagcagtagtaatagtagtagcagtagtagtagcagtagcagtagtagtagcagcagtagcagtagcagtagtagcagcagtagtagtagcagtagtaatagtagtagcagtagtagtagcagtagtagcagcagtagcagtagcagtagtagcagcagtagtagtagcagtagcagtagcagtagtagcagtagtagtagcagcagtagtagtagcagtagcagtagcagcagtagtagtagcagcagtagtagtagtagcagtagtagcagtagcagtagcagtagcagtagcagtagtagcagcagtagcagtagcagtagtagcagcagtagtagtagcagtagtagtagcagtagcagtagcagtagtagcagtagtactGGTTGTAGTACAGTTGGACAGTTTTACTGAAGTTTCTTGTTTACTAAtgactgtttgtgtgtaggtGCACTGTGACATGGACTCACAGGGAGGACGATGGACGGTGAGAGCGACTTTCAGAAtgaacacttcctgttggaccTTCACAATAAGTCACATACCAGTAAAACTCTGTGTGGAAACCTGAGCTGGcaggtgtgttgtgtgttcGTCCCTCCAGGTGTTCCAGAGGAGGATGGACGGCTCGGTGAACTTCTACAGGGGCTGGGATCAATACAAGACGGGCTTTGGGAGCGCTGCTGGAGAGTACTGGCTCGGTGAGAGATGAACCCAAACTCACCATCGTGAGACCTCATGAAACTCTCTGttaatatgttcatgtttgtttcagGTCTTGAGAATCTCTTCCAGCTGAGTCAGAGGAAGAACTACGAGCTGCTGGTCGACATGGAGGACTTTGAGGGAAACAAAGTGTTGGCTCGTTACTCCTCGTTCTCCGTCGGCCCAGAGTCCAGTGGATACACACTGAATGTAACTGGATTCACTGACGGAGGGGCAGGTGAGGCACTGGTGAAAggagttgtgtttttgtttcatcattattttaattgaatGCATTCATAAACAGGATTGTGACAATGTCCGACAGTTTAAGAAAAAAGTCCATCCTCCTGTCGGAGCTGTACCAAGTTCACCTCCTCTCCCCAACTCTTCCTCCTGAAAGTATATGAACAAAATGTAGCAATGTCAGTACTAATGAATATTTTGCGTGTAAAGGGTTAATGgactgaaaaacaatgaatatataaaagcagataggaaaacaaaatatcaaaggATAAGTAGAAAATTCCTCaagacattttgtgtgtgtctgatgctTGTTGTGTGAAACTAATGTTGCAGCACTCAGTATTAATGACAGCTGTGTCACTGAGGTCCATGAgccacactgtgtgtgtgtgtgtgtgtgtgtgtgtgtgtgtgtgtgtgtgtgtgtgtgtgtgtgtgagcgagaggggggggggacaaaATGGCTGACATGAAATGGCTCGGTGAGAGTGGCAGCCGTGGATATTAGACCATCACTTCGTAGTACTTGCTTATGTACTGTACGGTgtgcaacaaacacaaacactcactggcTGCAGACAGTTTGGCAACTTCCTCTTATACATTATTACAAAAATTGCTCAGCagaatgtgtttctgaagaaaTTTTAGGTGAGAAATAGGCCATGCAGCTGCTGAATCTGTCTTAAATTCACGCTGACAACAATTGCTTGCAACCGCTGTCTTGTTTGAAGATGAACTTCAAGATAACtctagtgtgtgtgcattgtaaATTGTGCGGGTGCTGCACCACCCTCACACTTTAGTTCTGCCCTTTTTGTTCCTCCAACATCACGCTGctaattaacatttagaaaatcgATGTTTTTACTCACCCCTActgatttgcataaagtagCCAGAATTCAACTTAATTCAAAGGAGCATCGGGCAACACGGCGCCCGTATCTGGAAACGCTTCACTCGCCAATCGCATAGACAATAAATGGGAGGCGTAAAAACCACAGATCCTGTGGACACGTACCTTTacttagtagtagtagtattagcagtagtagtagtagtataagaTGTaatagtagcagcagcagtagttgtAGTGTAAGCTGTTGTAGTAGCGCCGCCAAAAGATGAAGCACACTTGACTCGATCATTGTGCACACCTGGATGTATTTGTGGGCGATGCTGCAGGGCTGGTAGTCCACGGAGAAATTATACAGAAGGATCTGGAATAATATTTACTGTGGCGGGTCTTAATTAGTGTGCTGTGTGCTTGTTGCACATCATTCACATtgaataacaataatcataagGGTCATCACATGCCAACTCAGTCAGACCTCAAAGTTCATGTCCTGGAATTTCAAATTATATAATtccattaaaatgaattttCTTCAGCTACATGTCATCATCTtagtgattgtttgtttgtgtgttctcaGCCTCACCAATGTCTTTTTCAGTGGATTGGGTTGagatttgtcctgaacatcaaaGGAACCCTGAGGATCATTTACAACATGTGTTCATTTAAATAGGTGTTGCTGAATGTTTACAGTCACtaaattaatgataataaatcaGTTTTTACCTGAACTATTGGCACTTGGACAAAATACTAATACAATGAGATTTCTGACCAGTAATcttcagtaatgtggatataatgactgagtATTAGAACAGTCAGAAAAtgactttactgtaatgagcctttaaaaccaggaagacACAACAATTATGACATCACAACCAAAATGTAACTGTTATATCATCATAACCATATACTCCAGACATGTGGCCCTGCCCTGCCCTCTACACATCTACTGGATTAAGTTctgagatttgtttttaataattaaacttttttctttgctcGTCATGTTTTGGGGtacatctgttgtgtttctgtagGAGACGCCCTGATTCATCACAACGGACAAAACTTCTCCACCTTCGACAAAGACCAGGACTCCTCCGGCACGAACTGTGCCAGACAGTACCTGGGAGCGTTCTGGTACAACAGTTGTCACAACACAAATCCCAACGGGGTTTATCGTTGGGGGTATGATAAAACTCTCGATGCTGTTGGAGTGGAGTGGCACCAGTGGAAGGGCTACGACTACTCCCTGAAGAGCATCAGCATGAAGATCCGTCCTGTGAAGTAGATCTCCAGGACCATCGTACAGCAGAATATCAGCAGTTGATCTCTagtgatttctttctctttctatcaTTAAGCATGTAATCTCTTAATGGGCCGTATTTTCCTGAAACTGGTTCCCAGCACAGTCCACCAGCACACCAGCTCATGTTTGTGAACACATTTAATGGATAAAGATAAATGTGTGGTCTCACGGTGTGTTCATCTCTGCACTATCTTGATATTTGGTGGAGGTTTAAACCTTAATGTGGATCATAACCTGCTGTATGATGACAATAAATAAGAAGCTGAGCAGAAAGCTGATGGTCTGATGTCTTCATGTGCTcacaaatgtgttatttgtgtcTCCGTGACGCCTCCCAGCTCTGTAAGGAACCGCTCCACTACACAGACAGTTTTCAGACTGGGGTTGTAACGCTGAGAGTTTCACAGTGTGATACCATCTCAGAAACATCCCAGTTTCACCATGTTACactgttgttatcattattattattattatcattattattattattattattatcatcattattatcattattatatcattattattattattatcagttaacagaatgaaaacaagagTTTCTTGGTTGAACAAATGTTTCATGATAATTTCATaaaatgtcctgacagacatgaaacttgatataaacttaaTGAATGTGATTCTTTCTAATAACAAAAATGTGGTAGAATTTAATCTCAAATATAAGCAAATATACAGGGTATGATAATTGTCAGCTGTCATACTAGTAAACCTTGAAAACgctacatcgtctcatcagcaccagaaccagcaccaacatggagccagctgggctcagaaaagctcgtaaacaagatgaacatcacaataaatctgctcatgttgacaactgcagttgtggttctggttcagttctgtgagctgctgatatacaggagcagctctacagtgtttcagtcaggaGACGACGTCACTGACGACACCGTGGGTCCGGGTCAATCAGCGGCTGCTTGTTGAACAGCTCCGTTCCCACCGTCTCCATTAATAAGTCGGATATTTACTGCTTCAGTTTGTTGCCGGGCTCGCTGCCCTTTTGGCACGTTGATAAAACGGAGGTTGGATAATTGGGACCTGTTTGCAGCCTTGGAGAAGCTTGTTCTTTACCTGTATGGATTTCATTGTGTCTTCAGTCGCCATGCCACTTAAAGTTTTCTCCCAGCATCACTTGGTCTCGGTGAGCCGCTGGTCTCCCTGTAGAGACTGGGACGAAGCATTTATCAGCACTGTAAAACCTTCTTTCATACTGGCCGGTGGTTTCCAGCAGGGAGGATAGCTGatgaattctgaacatatttacacattggattttttttcatttgattttttcattgatttttttcatcctctcatcctcagagtaaatgaacaggaatctgataggagtaaatttcctaatctaacttgtaaaaagaaaagaaaactctcgcagtgatcagtgtgtgttgcttgtgtgacagtgtgtgcagctgcagcatcgtcagtcactcgtttctgacgagcgatcgtcatcagagggaaAATTGTAATAAAGGCCATAACTGGCGCGCGGGCACGAGTGCACCtgaacataataataataataatgataatacattttatttgtacagcgcttttaaaaactctcaaagacactttacaagaataaaatacatacaagaatacataaaatcaagtgcatggtgcataaaatcaagtgcatggtgcgataaaaggagaaatatgtagaaaaaaaagaacaatgtatGAAGGATATGTGCAGGTTTttagggagaacaggttgaggaCAACAAACAGCTACGAGTGCAAATGAAAAGCGgatttgaagaggtgggttttgagtaatgacttgaaggtggatgagtctgggcagtcacggatgtgtttggggagggagttccagagggagggggcagcaatggagaaggctctatccccccaggtacggtgcttggtcctgagggggggtgagagaaggttagcgtcggaggatctgaggtttcgggaaggagtgtgttggtggagcatgtccgtgaggtagggaggggcctggttgtggagggctttatgggtgagtaggaggagcttgaagttgattcggtcagggagccagtgaaggttttggagtacgggggtgatatgttcacgggagcgggtgtgggtgaggaggcggcagcagagttttggatgtattgaagtttattgaggactttggaagatgaaccatagaggatgctgttgcagtagtccaatcttgaagtgataaatgcgtggatgagagtctcagctgcagagaaggagagtagtgggcggaggcgggcaatattttttagatggaagaaggcagtttgggtgaggcggctgatgtgctgttcgaatGAGAGAGTACTGTCCATGATGATGCCAAggttacggatggagggagagggaaacagggtgatgttgtcaaagctgagggagaagttctgggtcgatgtggtgagatgttttgggccgatgagtatgatttcagatttgtcacagtttagtttgagaaagttttttgcagccatgattgtagttctgacaggcagtttgtgagggtagagtgggtggcaggggtgATGGATTTGTGGAGATGTAGAGTTGGATGTCGTCGGCGTAGCAGTGAAAACGGAGACCATGACGACGGATGATGGAGCCAAGGGGGAGTAGataaatgatgaagaggagaggaccaagcactgagccctgggggacgccttgaagcaggggggcagtggaggaggagcagttgttgacatggatgaactgttgtctgtctgagaggtagGATTTGAGCCAGGAAAAAGCGGAGCCggtgatgttgagaaatgtttgtaggcgggacaggaggatggagtggttgatggtgtcgaaggctgcagtgaggtcaaggaggatgagtatactgaggtggccggagtctgcagagaggaggaggtcgttGGTGATTTTAAGGAGAGCGGTTTCGGTGCTGTGTTTGGGGCGGAATCCAGATTGGAAAGGTTCATACAGTTCATGAGAGTGGAGGTGGGTTTTGATTTGTGA
It includes:
- the LOC141015172 gene encoding microfibril-associated glycoprotein 4-like — protein: MNKTFPSEFLPVEVQFFCNRWDINTRETSEHPDSPTSRDSSAHFNRNLTMKLLSVLLLLAPVLTSCQQLVLPVDCADIYNQDSSRPSGVNTIYPIGTTSAVLVHCDMDSQGGRWTVFQRRMDGSVNFYRGWDQYKTGFGSAAGEYWLGLENLFQLSQRKNYELLVDMEDFEGNKVLARYSSFSVGPESSGYTLNVTGFTDGGAGDALIHHNGQNFSTFDKDQDSSGTNCARQYLGAFWYNSCHNTNPNGVYRWGYDKTLDAVGVEWHQWKGYDYSLKSISMKIRPVK